The genomic segment ATGGACGTCGGCACGCTCAATCGCTGGGATGCCGCCGACGTCGTCAGCGCTGCCGAGATCGTCGAGCGCATCGCAGCCCACTTCCCTCTCGAGCCCGTCCAAGCCAGCTACCGAGGGGAAGTCGCGCGACGCTGGCGGTATGTGGACGGCGCTGGCGAGATCGGAATCATCGCCTCGGTGACCCAGCCGTTCTGCGGCGACTGCACGCGCGCCCGTCTGACCACCGACGGCAAGCTCGTCACCTGCCTGTTCGCCTCCGGCGGCACCGACCTGCGCGCACCGCTGCGCAGCGGCGCCAGCGACGATGAGCTGCGCGCCCTGCTGCAAAAGGTCTGGACCGCGCGAACCGATCGCTACTCCGAAGAACGGTTCGAGGCACGCGCGCGACCCCGCGAAAAAATCCAGATGTTCCAGCTCGGCGGCTGAGACCGCGAAGCACGCGCGCACCGAGCTTACGGCGCGCGGCGGGCCGCTCCAAAACGGCAGAAGCAGAACGCCGGCCCGTCAGGTGGTCGCCGGGCGTGGCGACGTCTCTAGGAAGCGAGTCGTTCCCCCAGCTTCTCGAGATGCTCCTGCGCCCCGCCGAGCGTCAGCTCGATCTGCTTCGACAGCAGATAGTACCGATGCAGCGGATAGTCCTTGTCGACGCCGATGCCGCCGTGCAGGTGCTGCGCGGCGTAGCAGGCGCGCTGGCCACCTTCGCTGGCCCAGAACTTCGCGATCGACAGCTCGCGCGTCGCGGGCAAACCCGCCGACAGCCGCCATACGGCCTGCCACGTCGCCAGGCGGATGGCCTCGACGTCGATGTAGGCGTCGGCCGCGCGCTGCGCGACGGCCTGGAAGGTGGCGATGGCCTTGCCGAACTGCTTGCGCTCGGCCGTATACTTCGCCGTCATCCGCAGCGCCCGCTCCGCCACGCCGAGCTCCATTGCGCAAAGCCCGGCGATGGCGTGTTCCACCATCCACTGCAGCGCGGCGCTTCCACTGCCCGGGCCCGCAAGAACGTCGTCGGCGTCGACGACGACGCCCTGCAGCGTCACCCGGTGATGGATATCTCCCGTGGTGACCTCCTGCGCCTCCAGCGTCACGCCGAGCGCGTCCGGCGCGACCATGACGACGATCACCGAGCCGTTGCCGAGCCTCGCCGGCACCAGAATGCGCTCCGCCACGCGCGCCGCCGGCACGCACGTCTTGATGCCGTCGAGCACGAAGCCCTCGCCCCGCACCTCGGCGCGGGTGTTCGGCTCCAGCGCATCGCGCGAGTCGGGCTCGATGAGCGCCGCCGTCAGCACGGCCTCGCCGCGGATCACCCGCGGCAGCAGCCGCCTGCGCTGCGCGTCGCTGCCGAGCTGCAGGACGGGCGCGGCGCCGAGCATCAACGTCGGTAGCAGCGGCACGGGCGCGACGAAGCGGCCGGCCTGCTCGAGCAGCACGGCAAGCTCGGCGATGCCGAAGCCCATGCCGCCGAGCTCCGCCGGCAGCGCGACCCCGAGCAGGCCGGCCTTGGCCAGCTCGCTCCACAGGCGCGTGTCGAAATGCTCGGTCGCCTTCTCGAAATCCGGCAGCCGCTCGGGCGCGCACAGATCGGCGAAAATCTTTTCGGCAACGGTGCGGATGTCTTCCTGGTCGGCGCTGTAGGCGAAGTCCATCTCGTTCTCCTTGCTCAGCGCAGCGAGCGCGGCATCTCCAGACCGGCCATGGCGATGATGTCGCGCTGGATTTCGTTGGTGCCGCCGCCGAAGGTCAGGATGAGCATCGAGCGGTACATGCGCTCGATGCGGCCGCCGAGCAGCGCTTCGGGCGAGTCGCGCCGGATGGTGCCGGCGGCGCCGAGAACCTCGAGCATCAGGTTGTAGCCTTCGATGTAGAACTCACTGCCAAAGACCTTGACGGTGGAGGCCTCGGCGAAGTTGAAGGTGCCGTTCTCCATGTTCCAGGCCTGCCGCCAGTTGAGGAGGCGCAGGATCTCGAGCTTGGCCTCGGTGCGAGCCAGATTGTGGCGAACCCAGGGAATGTCGAGGACGCGGCTGCCGTTGGCCAGGCGCTTCTCGCGCGCCCACGCCACCGTCTCCTCGAACAGGCGCCCGATGATGCCGACGCTCATGAGCGAAACGCGCTCGTGGTTGAGCTGGTTGACGATCAGGCTCCATCCGTTGCCCTCACCTCCTACCAGCGCCGAGGCCGGCACGCGCACGTTGTCGTAGAACGTGGCGTTGGTGCGCACGCTGCCGATGGTGCGGATGGGCGTGATGCCGAAGCCGGGGCTGTCGGTGGGCACGATGAACATCGAGATGCCGGCGTGCTTGGGCGCGTCGGGATCGGTGCGCGCCGCCAGCCAGATGTAGTCGGCGAAATCGGCCAGGCTCGTCCACAGCTTCTGTCCGTTGATGACCCAGTCGTCGCCGTCGCGCACCGCGCGCGTCTTGAGCGAAGCCAGGTCCGTTCCGGCATCCGGCTCCGAATAGCCGACGGCAAACAGGCACTCACCGGCAAGGATGCGCGGCAGGAATTCGCGGCGCTGCTCTTCGCTTCCGTACTGCTGGAGCGTGGGGCCGACGGTGTTGAGCGTCAGGAAGGGGAAAGGGAAGAACGCGCGCTGCGCCTCGTCGGCAAACAGGAACTGCTCGATGTGTCCGAGGCCGCGCCCGCCGTACTCCTTGGGCCAGCCCACACCGAGCCACCCGTCGCGGCCCATCTTCTTGAGCGCCTCGCGAAACAACGGGCCTCCGCCCTCGCTGTGCGCGACTTCCTCGACCAGGTCGGGAGTCATGAGCTGCTCGAAGTAGCGGCGCAGCTCGTCGCGCAGGGCTCGATGCTCGGGACTGAGGTCGAAATGCATGCGTCACCTCGCTGCGAGGCACGCCGTCGCGCCCTCGTCGGATACCGTGCTCGAACGCCGCCGCGCCGAGCCTGCTGGCCGGCCGGCGCCGCCCGCCGAACGGACGAGGTTATGCGCGAAACTAGAACCGGTTACAAAACGGCCAAAATTCCGCAGTCTGAGCGCGGTTTTTGCGGCCGCTACTTCTTCTCGGCCGTCTTCCTGGCCGCCTGCCCGGCGGCCTTGTCGCCTGCCCTGTCACGGCAGCAGCGCACGCCGACGGTGCCCGACTGCAGGGTGTTCTCGTTGCCGGAGCAGACGTCGCCGCAGCCGGCGAAGTACTCGACGGGCTCGTTGCCCGCGTAGGCCGCGCCCCGGAACTTGCAGTAGGTGCCGTTGCAGTCCGAAACCCACTCGCTGACGTTGCCGCTCATGTCGAACAGCCCCGGAATCCCGCCCTGACAGTCCTTCATGCTGCCCGCGGGCACGGTGCCGCGGCCGCCGGCAGCCGCATGTTCATAGGAACCGGTCTGGCACGCGGCGGGCTCGAAGGCCGCGCCGTAGGGAAACGCGCGGTCCTCGCCGCCGCGGCACGCGGCCAGCCACTCGGTGCTGCTGCAGAGGCGGCCGCCGAGATGTTCGCACAGCGCCGTGGCGCCGCCGTGATTGATGCAGTTGACGGGGTGCTGCGCCTTGGCGGGATCGGAGACGTTGCACTGGCTGTCGACGGCGGCCGCATCGCATTTGCCCGCCTTCACGCAGGCCTGGAAGTCGGCGACGGTGGCCTCGGTGGAAAGGATCTCGAAAGGCTGCGTGGGATGGACCACCCACCGGCTGCCCTTTTCGGCAGCGAGGGCAGCCGTCGAGGTCAGGGTCAAGACGCAGCACGCAGCGACGCGGAACATTCTCATGACGGACGCACTCTCCCTATGATGGCGGCGACGCGGCGGTACAATCCCTTCATGGGACTGTGGGACTGGTGGAAGCGCCGGCCGCGCGCGAACACGTCCGGACAGGCTAGCGGGGACCGCGCCAGAGTCGAGCCGCGACCGCCGGAATTCCAGCCCGAGCCAGGGTTCTCGGATGCTCCAACGCCGCCGGATGGGCCCGATGCGCTCCCATCCCAGCAGTTGCGCGCCGATGCCGAGCCTTCACCGGGCGCACAAACCACGCAGGATGCAGCCGATGCAGAAGAGACGCTCGCACGCGCGGCCGTCGATGCCACCGAAGCGGCAACGGCACGCGCGGCGCTGACCGGCATCCGTGCCGAACCGTTGCTGGCCACGGTGGCCACGCGCGCCTGTCTGCCCGAAACCGCACGCCTGGCCACGAAGCGGGTGCAGTCGCCGGCCTTGCTGGCGGAGATCGCCGAGCAGGCACGCGACCGTGACGTCGCGCAGCTTGCCCTCGGTCGTCTGCGCGACCCCGAGTTGCTGATGCGGGTGGCCACGGGCGCTCGCGACGTCGTCGTCGCCAAGGCGGCGGTCAAGGAGCTCGAAGACCCGGGCATCCTGCTGCGCATCGCATTGTCGGATGCCAGTCCGCTCGTATGCCGGCTGGCGGTCAAGCGAATCGCCGACGAAACGTTGATTGCACGGGTAGCGGCCGGCGCGGCGCATCTCGAAGTGCGGCGCGCGGCCGCCGAGCGCGTTCGCGAGCAGGGACTGCTGGCAGGACTGACCGGGGCCGATGTCGAAGACGAGGTGCGTGCCGCCTCCGTTGCCAACCTCGTCGATCCTGTCGCACTTGCGCACGTGGCGAGCGAAGACCGCGACCCGGCGCTTCGCCGCCGCGCTCTCGACCGCATCGACGATCCGGCGTTGCTCGCCGACGTCGTCAGCCGCTCTCCGCATTCGGACGTGCGGCGCGCCGCCATTGCGCGCGTCGACGATCCGGCCGTTCTCGTCGATCGGGCCCAGCACGACGCGGATCATCTGGTGCGGCGAGCCGCCCTGCGCAGGATTCGCAGCAAGGCGCTGATGCTGGCCATCGTCCGCGACGGCGAGCACGCCGACGCACGCGCCGATGCCGTCCGCCGTCTCGACGACGTCACGCTGCTCGACGTCCTGGCGCTGCAGGACCGCCACTGGCAGGTGCGCGCGGCGGCAGCCCGAAAGGTGCGCAATCCAGGGGTGCTCGCGTCTCTTGCGCGTCGCGATCCGGCCTGGCAGGTGCGCGAGGCGGCGCTCGCGCATCTTCGCGACGAGGCGATCCTGGCCGAAGCCGCTCGCAACGACGACTCGTGGGAGGTGCGTCGGGCTGCGGTTGTCGCGTCCCGCGAGCCCACGCTCCTCGCTCACCGCGCGCGGTGGGACAAGGCGTGGCAGGTGCGAAAAGCCGCCGTCGCCAGACTCGATGACGAAGCGATCCTGGCCAACCGTGCCAAGAACGACGAGGACTGGGGCGTGCGGCGCGAAGCCGTCCGGCGTCTCCACGATGCCGAGCTGCTGGCCAATCGCGCGCGCTGGGACTCTTCGCCCAAGGTTCGCGCCGCCGCCGCGCGCCGACTGGGCTCGCTGGCGACGCTCGAGACGATCGCGCGAGAGGACATCGACGAGGAAGTGCGCGCGACCGCGCGGGCGCGCATCGACGAGCTGCGCGGCGAACCGACCACGCCTTCGGTGCAGGCGGGTGACGCCGATGCCTCGACTGTGCCGCACTGATCCCTAAGCTGCGCCGCATTCCACGTCGAAGCCGGCGAATGGCGATGCTGTCCGCGTCGGAGCCGTGCACAATATGCGATGTACCCGCGGCGGCGCCGGTCGCGCGAGGTGTACGCGCGTGCATCCGCACGACTGCCCGCAAGGGATCATCTTCAGAGTCCAAGGAGCGATGAGGTCATGGCACAAGTGATGGAAGCGGACGTCCGCAACGAGGATTTTTCCGAGAATCGCGCCAGCCACACCAGTCACCAGCCGTCCAGCAAGGACATCAACGTCGGCGGCCTCGACCGGCTGCTTTCCATCGTGGGCGGAGGCGCGCTGGCCATCTACGGCCTGTCGCAGGTCGCGCGAGGGCGGCGCTCGGGCGTCCCGTTCGGACTGCTCGGTGGAGCGCTCCTCCAGCGCGGCGCCACCGGCCACTGCATGATCTACCAGAAGCTGCGCATCACCACCGCCGACCTCGGCCCGCGGCCCTACAACGTGGCGGTTCCCGATCGCCTCGGCATCAAGGTCGAGCGCAGCATCGTCATCGAACGCTCGCCGGAGGAGCTCTACCGATTCTGGCGCAACTTCGAGAACCTGCCGCGCTTCATGGATCACCTCGAGTCGGTGCACGTCGATCCCGATGGCGTCTCGCACTGGACGGCGACGGGCCCGGCCGGCACCTCCTTCCACTGGCAGGCCGAGGTCTATAACGAGAAGGAGAACGAGATGATCGCGTGGCGATCGCTGCCGGGGTCGGACGTCGATCACGCCGGCAGCGTCCATTTCGAGCCGAGCGCGCAGGTCGGGGCGACCTGCGTCCGCGTCTATCTCAAGTACGATCCGCCTGCCGGCCTGGTCGGAGCCGCCGTGGCCAGGCTCTTCGGCGAAGAGCCCGGACAGCAGATCGAGGAGGACCTTCAGACGCTCAAGCGCGTGATGGAGTCCGCTGACTGGGCCACGCCGGCCGACACGCGCCAGCCGGGAAAGGAACGCGGCGGATGGGGCTCGGTCTTCAAGCTCGGCAAGCACTAGCGGCAGCGCTCGAGATCGGCGCCTCGTAGACAACGAAGTAGACGCCAGCCAAAGACCGGGGACAGCTCAAGACGGTCGTTTGATGGTCTGCTCGAGCAGCGCGCGTGCCCGGGCCAGCTCGCCGAGCCGCAACGAGCGCGCGATGCGCTCGCGCAGCGCCGCGGCATGGGCAACGCCGGCATCGGCCGCCAGCGCCGCATAGACGTAGGCGCGCAGCGAATCACGCTGGCCGCCGCGCCCCTCGCCCAGCATCAGCGCGAGATTGTGCTGCGCCTGGGGGATGCCGGCATCGGCGGCGCGCCGATACAGCTCACGCGCGCGACCCTCGTCACGCTCGACGCCGGAGCCGCTCTCGAGAGCGAGAGCCAGGTTGAAGGTCGCCTGAACATTCCCGCCGTCGCACGCACGAGCGTAGTGCTCGGCGGCTTTCGCGGCGTCACGCGCCACGCCCACGCCGCGCTCGTAGAGCACGCCCAGACCGAGCTCGGCCTCGGCACTGCCCTGCTCGGCCGCGCGCTGCAGCCAGGTCCTGGCAGCGGCCGCGTCGGGCCGCAGGCCCCGGCCGATGCAGAGGAGTCGGGCCAGCAGCAGCTGGGCCTGCACGAGCCCCTGCTCCGCCGACAGGCGGCAGAGCTCGACTGCGCGCTCGACATCGCGCCGTCCGCCGCGCGCTTCCAGCAGCATGGCCGCCAGGTTGTAGCGCGCGACCGCATCGCCGCCGCCCGCAGCGCGGTCGTACCATTGGCGAGCGGCCGCCGGATCGCGCTCGACGCCCTGGCCGCGCTCGAGCAGGTACCCGAGCATCGCCTGCGCCTGCACGTTCCCGCGCTCGGCCAGTTGGGAGAAGATCGCCGCCGCCGCGACCTCGCGGCCGGCCGACAGCTCGGCCGTCGCCCGCTCGAGCGCGCGCTCGGCCGTTTCTGGTTCGCCTTGCGCAGCGCTCTGCTCGGCCGTGGATCGTTCGCTGGCAGCCGGCAAGTCCGGCTCGCGCTCGTGCGGTGGAACGCTGCTCATGCAGGCAGCTCGAGGATCCGAACCATGGCCGTCACGACCTCGGCAATGTAGGCCTCCACGCGGCGCGCTCGACGCCCGGTGCCGGCATCCGAACGTCCATCGGCATCCTCGCCGTCGATGCGATCGACGAAGCATGCCCGCAGCGCCGCCTCCACGAGGCCGAAGAGCAGCTCGGCAACGATGCGCCCATCTCCGACGTGCACCAGCCCGAGCGCCGACCACTGCTCGAGCACACGCTCGACCTCCGACGTGACCGCGCGCCGGTTGGCTGCGTGCACGGCAGGGCCGAGTGCGGCGTGGCTGCTGAGCAGGAACAGGCCGAAGCCGCCGTGGCTCGCCTCCACGAACGCGAACGCGCGCCGCACCATCCCGTCGATGATCGCCCGGCTCGCGGCAGGCTCGACGCCTTCGAACATCGCGGCGGCAAAGTCGCGGCCCCACCGCGCGCCCACCTCGCACAGCAGGTTCTGCTTGGAGCCGAAGTAGTGAAAGACGTTGCCCTCGGCCACGCCGGCCGCCGCCGCGATCTGACCGGTCGTCACTGCCGCATAGCCGTTGCGGGCGAACAGCCGCGCCGCTTCCGCCAGCACGCGCTCGCGGCGTCCCTGCGGATCCTTCTGCCACGATGCACCCGCGCGACGTGGCCGTCGCGCGCGCGC from the Candidatus Limnocylindrales bacterium genome contains:
- a CDS encoding acyl-CoA dehydrogenase family protein encodes the protein MDFAYSADQEDIRTVAEKIFADLCAPERLPDFEKATEHFDTRLWSELAKAGLLGVALPAELGGMGFGIAELAVLLEQAGRFVAPVPLLPTLMLGAAPVLQLGSDAQRRRLLPRVIRGEAVLTAALIEPDSRDALEPNTRAEVRGEGFVLDGIKTCVPAARVAERILVPARLGNGSVIVVMVAPDALGVTLEAQEVTTGDIHHRVTLQGVVVDADDVLAGPGSGSAALQWMVEHAIAGLCAMELGVAERALRMTAKYTAERKQFGKAIATFQAVAQRAADAYIDVEAIRLATWQAVWRLSAGLPATRELSIAKFWASEGGQRACYAAQHLHGGIGVDKDYPLHRYYLLSKQIELTLGGAQEHLEKLGERLAS
- a CDS encoding acyl-CoA dehydrogenase family protein, giving the protein MHFDLSPEHRALRDELRRYFEQLMTPDLVEEVAHSEGGGPLFREALKKMGRDGWLGVGWPKEYGGRGLGHIEQFLFADEAQRAFFPFPFLTLNTVGPTLQQYGSEEQRREFLPRILAGECLFAVGYSEPDAGTDLASLKTRAVRDGDDWVINGQKLWTSLADFADYIWLAARTDPDAPKHAGISMFIVPTDSPGFGITPIRTIGSVRTNATFYDNVRVPASALVGGEGNGWSLIVNQLNHERVSLMSVGIIGRLFEETVAWAREKRLANGSRVLDIPWVRHNLARTEAKLEILRLLNWRQAWNMENGTFNFAEASTVKVFGSEFYIEGYNLMLEVLGAAGTIRRDSPEALLGGRIERMYRSMLILTFGGGTNEIQRDIIAMAGLEMPRSLR
- a CDS encoding SUMF1/EgtB/PvdO family nonheme iron enzyme → MRMFRVAACCVLTLTSTAALAAEKGSRWVVHPTQPFEILSTEATVADFQACVKAGKCDAAAVDSQCNVSDPAKAQHPVNCINHGGATALCEHLGGRLCSSTEWLAACRGGEDRAFPYGAAFEPAACQTGSYEHAAAGGRGTVPAGSMKDCQGGIPGLFDMSGNVSEWVSDCNGTYCKFRGAAYAGNEPVEYFAGCGDVCSGNENTLQSGTVGVRCCRDRAGDKAAGQAARKTAEKK
- a CDS encoding SRPBCC family protein; this translates as MAQVMEADVRNEDFSENRASHTSHQPSSKDINVGGLDRLLSIVGGGALAIYGLSQVARGRRSGVPFGLLGGALLQRGATGHCMIYQKLRITTADLGPRPYNVAVPDRLGIKVERSIVIERSPEELYRFWRNFENLPRFMDHLESVHVDPDGVSHWTATGPAGTSFHWQAEVYNEKENEMIAWRSLPGSDVDHAGSVHFEPSAQVGATCVRVYLKYDPPAGLVGAAVARLFGEEPGQQIEEDLQTLKRVMESADWATPADTRQPGKERGGWGSVFKLGKH
- a CDS encoding tetratricopeptide repeat protein, which codes for MSSVPPHEREPDLPAASERSTAEQSAAQGEPETAERALERATAELSAGREVAAAAIFSQLAERGNVQAQAMLGYLLERGQGVERDPAAARQWYDRAAGGGDAVARYNLAAMLLEARGGRRDVERAVELCRLSAEQGLVQAQLLLARLLCIGRGLRPDAAAARTWLQRAAEQGSAEAELGLGVLYERGVGVARDAAKAAEHYARACDGGNVQATFNLALALESGSGVERDEGRARELYRRAADAGIPQAQHNLALMLGEGRGGQRDSLRAYVYAALAADAGVAHAAALRERIARSLRLGELARARALLEQTIKRPS
- a CDS encoding TetR/AcrR family transcriptional regulator, coding for MSASPARGDARARRPRRAGASWQKDPQGRRERVLAEAARLFARNGYAAVTTGQIAAAAGVAEGNVFHYFGSKQNLLCEVGARWGRDFAAAMFEGVEPAASRAIIDGMVRRAFAFVEASHGGFGLFLLSSHAALGPAVHAANRRAVTSEVERVLEQWSALGLVHVGDGRIVAELLFGLVEAALRACFVDRIDGEDADGRSDAGTGRRARRVEAYIAEVVTAMVRILELPA